The following are from one region of the Papaver somniferum cultivar HN1 unplaced genomic scaffold, ASM357369v1 unplaced-scaffold_132, whole genome shotgun sequence genome:
- the LOC113332877 gene encoding uncharacterized protein LOC113332877, with protein sequence MSVYKSPKSVIKECEKIIRNFSWSGDPAVKKLVTVKWDENKDLKVHQLIVNGRWKVPEHMYRFFDKSELLVLAHGKDIQIWETDLQGKFSVSSAAQLIRKKYPITRWEINVWDPCIHPYTSTNLWKILRGACATEETVRKKGFLTVSNCYLCGNNQDTMEHILWQCDFSVQIWHWLGGLFQCLNPMSFQEVLQVAKEKSGAIKAIWFNCAFNTMT encoded by the exons ATGTCAGTGTATAAATCGCCAAAGTCAGTTATTAAGGAGTGTGAGAAGATTATAAGAAATTTCTCGTGGTCAGGTGACCCTGCAGTTAAAAAGTTAGTAACAGTCAAGTGGGATGAA AATAAGGACTTAAAAGTTCACCAATTGATTGTGAATGGTAGGTGGAAAGTACCAGAACATATGTACAGATTCTTTGACAAGAGTGAACTTCTAGTTCTAGCTCATGGGAAGGACATACAAATTTGGGAAACTGATCttcaaggtaaattttctgtctcAAGTGCTGCTCAGCTGATAAGGAAGAAATACCCAATAACTCGGTGGGAAATAAATGTTTGGGATCCATGCATTCATCCATATACTTCAACTAATTTATGGAAGATTTTGAGAGGTGCTTGTGCCACTGAAGAAACAGTAAGGAAAAAGGGGTTCTTGACTGTCTCAAACTGCTACTTATGTGGTAATAATCAAGACACAATGGAACATATATTATGGCAGTGTGATTTTAGTGTTCAAATATGGCATTGGCTGGGAGGTTTATTTCAATGTTTGAATCCAATGTCTTTTCAAGAAGTACTACAAGTGGCTAAAGAGAAGAGTGGTGCTATAAAAGCAATATGGTTTAACTGTGCCTTTAATACTATGACATAG